The Thermodesulfobacteriota bacterium sequence ACCTGGCGCCGGTAGCGCAGCGACGACTCGGCCAGGAGCCGCACCTCGGACAGGGAGTCGATCACCACCCGCGCCGGTCGCAGCCGTTCTGCGCGGTCGAGGATGGCCCGGGTGGTGCGGTTGAGCTCCACCTCCGAGGGGTGAAACATGGTGATGGCGTCCCCTTCGAGGATGTCATCCGCGGCGACGAGCTCCATGATGGACAAGTCGTCCAGGCCCCACCCGTGGGACGCCGCGATCTCGCGGGTCTCGGCCTCGGTCTCGGCGAAGCTCACGTACAGGCCCTGTTCGCCCCGGGCCCGCCCCTCGANNNNNNNNNNNNNNNNNNNNNNNNNNNNNNNNNNNNNNNNNNNNNNNNNNNNNNNNNNNNNNNNNNNNNNNNNNNNNNNNNNNNNNNNNNNNNNNNNNNNGCGACGAGCTCCATGATGGACAAGTCGTCCAGGCCCCACCCGTGGGACGCCGCGATCTCGCGGGTCTCGGCCTCGGTCTCGGCGAAGCTCACGTACAGGCCCTGTTCGCCCCGGGCCCGCCCCTCGATGAGGAACTGCAGCCCCAGGGTCGTCTTCCCTGCCCCGGGGTCCCCCTCCACCAGGTAGAGCCGGCTCCGGGGCAGGCCCCCGCGCAGGATGTCGTCCAGCCCGGGGACCCCGGTGCGGGCCAGCTCCGGCGAAGCGTTCCGATCGGCCACGGCCCCACCCCCTTCTCCCAAGAGCCCCCGGTCCGCCGCGGCCCGGGTCGCCCTCGCGGTGAATCTCTTGGCGCATGGTAGCCAAACCCCTGGCCGGTGCAAGGGAGGAGAGGCGGCCGACGCCGCCCCAGCGGTCTCGCCGTGCATCGGGAGGCTGCCGGCCGCCGGGTCTGGCACCAGCCACCTGATCGGATAGAAACAGGGCACGATCGTCTCAATTCGCGCCCCGGGCCGGCCCGCGCCCCTGGACACTGCCCGGGGGCGTGCTCTGGTGGAGCCCGTCGCGGAGCTGCCGCGGCCAGGCGAACGCCACCCGGAAAGGAGGGACCCGATGAAGAAGCTGGAAGGCAAGGTGCAATGGCTCGACTCCCTGGAGCAGGGGTTCGAGAAGGCCCGGTCCGAGAAGAAGCCCGTGCTCCTGGACTTCTTCAAGGACGGGTGAGGGGGCTGCGCCAGGCTGGGTACCGTGACGTACCCCGATCTCTACGTGGCCACCCTGCTCAACGAGTACTTCGTGCCGGTCCAGCTCGACGTGAGCAAAGAGACCAAGCTGGTTGACAAGTACCGCGCCTTCTGGACGCCGAACCTCAACGTGCTGGACGGGGAGGAGCGGATGACCTACCACGTCGAGGGCTGGCTGCCCGCGGCCGAGTACTCGGCCATGCTGCTCCTGGCCCTGGGACGCCACCAGATCCTGCAAAAACGGCCCGCCGGGGGCGTTCCCTTCCTGCAGGAGGTGATGGACAAGTTCCCCAGCACCACCTTCGCCCCGGAGGCCCTCTACTACCTCGGGGTGGCCCAGTACCTGGTCTCCCACGAAGTGGAGGACCTCGTGGAGGGCTGGAAGCAGTTGCAGCGGCGCTACCCGTCCAGCTCTTGGGCGCTGAGCGCGGGCATCGTGTAGGGACCCGTCGTATCCGGCGCCGCCCG is a genomic window containing:
- a CDS encoding ATPase domain-containing protein, with the translated sequence MADRNASPELARTGVPGLDDILRGGLPRSRLYLVEGDPGAGKTTLGLQFLIEGRARGEQGLYVSFAETEAETREIAASHGWGLDDLSIMELVA